The Antarcticibacterium sp. 1MA-6-2 genome has a window encoding:
- a CDS encoding LytTR family DNA-binding domain-containing protein: protein MVFKTLIIEDELPARLRLQKLLSKHSDKIEIIGTAIDGNDGLNQIKKCNPDLIFLDIQMPGMTGFEIISKLEKVPLNIFCTAYDEYALHAFETNSIDYLLKPLKEERLGQSILKLERHHPGLNNKEILNFLRFYEQKETKKEVTSLTVKSGKKMFFLKLKEVVYFKAEDKYVKIYMRNGDEHLSEQSLQAFENLLPQDYKRIHRSLIINSNYIKEIHTYFNSRFSFILNDKNQTKLISSRSFLKEIKDWTKI, encoded by the coding sequence ATGGTATTTAAGACCTTGATCATTGAAGATGAACTACCAGCGAGGTTACGCCTCCAAAAGCTGCTATCAAAACATTCGGATAAAATTGAAATTATTGGCACCGCAATTGACGGCAACGATGGCCTTAACCAAATTAAGAAATGTAATCCAGACCTTATTTTTTTGGATATACAGATGCCTGGTATGACTGGTTTTGAAATAATTTCAAAATTGGAAAAAGTCCCGCTTAACATTTTTTGCACCGCTTATGATGAATATGCCTTACACGCCTTTGAAACCAACAGTATCGATTACTTGTTAAAGCCCTTAAAAGAGGAACGTCTGGGCCAGAGCATTTTGAAACTGGAAAGGCACCACCCGGGTTTGAACAACAAGGAAATCCTAAATTTTTTAAGGTTTTACGAACAAAAGGAAACAAAAAAAGAAGTCACCTCACTAACGGTGAAAAGTGGCAAAAAAATGTTTTTCCTGAAATTAAAAGAGGTTGTTTATTTTAAAGCCGAAGATAAATATGTGAAAATTTACATGAGAAATGGTGATGAGCATCTTTCTGAACAAAGTCTACAGGCATTTGAGAATTTGCTCCCCCAGGATTATAAAAGGATTCACCGTTCTTTAATTATAAACTCAAACTATATAAAAGAAATCCACACTTATTTCAATAGCAGGTTTTCCTTTATTTTGAATGATAAAAACCAAACCAAACTTATAAGCAGTAGATCGTTCTTAAAAGAAATAAAAGATTGGACAAAGATTTAA
- a CDS encoding sensor histidine kinase: MAHIDADKTERMAISLSDLFRHNLNRKNEPYCSLQEEIEAVEAYLKIEQIRFDDRLDYKVDVDDTLLQYLIPRNIIQPLIENAIKHGISNLTETGKIKLEVVQNHDQMEISVYDNGPAFPEDSVRGYGLQSIFDILNLTYKDKAGLSLDNQPEKRVWVSIPITKLKKQNGI, from the coding sequence TTGGCGCACATAGATGCAGATAAAACAGAAAGAATGGCGATTTCCCTTTCTGATCTATTCAGGCATAATCTCAACAGGAAAAATGAACCCTACTGTTCGCTTCAGGAAGAAATAGAAGCAGTGGAAGCCTATCTTAAAATAGAACAGATCCGGTTTGATGACAGGCTCGACTACAAGGTAGACGTTGATGACACCTTACTGCAATACCTTATTCCAAGAAATATTATTCAGCCATTGATTGAAAATGCCATAAAACATGGAATATCAAACCTGACAGAAACAGGAAAAATTAAGCTTGAAGTTGTTCAAAACCACGATCAAATGGAAATTTCGGTCTATGACAATGGACCTGCTTTTCCTGAAGACAGCGTAAGGGGCTACGGATTACAAAGTATATTTGACATTTTAAATCTCACCTACAAAGATAAAGCTGGGCTTTCCCTGGATAACCAGCCAGAGAAACGGGTTTGGGTAAGCATTCCTATAACAAAATTAAAGAAACAAAATGGTATTTAA
- a CDS encoding sensor histidine kinase, producing MSYLSASKAEAEVASLHARINPHFLYNSLNSIA from the coding sequence TTGAGTTATCTGTCGGCTTCAAAAGCCGAAGCTGAAGTTGCTTCCCTTCACGCACGTATTAACCCACACTTTCTCTACAATTCATTAAATTCTATCGCTTAG
- the trxA gene encoding thioredoxin — protein sequence MALEITDANFEETVLKSEKLVMVDFWAAWCGPCRMVGPIIDDISKDYEGKAVVGKLDVDANQEFAAKYGVRNIPTVLIFQNGEVVGRQVGVAPKNTYADALDALL from the coding sequence ATGGCTTTAGAGATAACAGACGCTAATTTTGAAGAAACGGTATTAAAGAGTGAAAAGCTAGTTATGGTTGACTTTTGGGCAGCCTGGTGTGGACCTTGTAGAATGGTAGGTCCAATCATTGATGATATTAGCAAAGACTATGAAGGTAAAGCAGTTGTTGGAAAACTCGATGTAGATGCCAACCAGGAATTTGCCGCAAAATATGGAGTAAGAAATATCCCAACCGTTTTGATCTTTCAAAATGGAGAAGTAGTAGGTCGCCAGGTGGGTGTTGCCCCTAAGAATACTTATGCAGATGCACTTGATGCATTGCTGTAG
- a CDS encoding DUF58 domain-containing protein, with protein sequence MDLQQEIYKSGGFANLELLARQVVEGFISGMHKSPFHGFSAEFAEHKIYNNGESTKHIDWKLFAKTDKLFTKRYEEETNLRCHIIIDNSSSMFYPEVKQLDRNNLNKIGFSVLAAASLMQILKKQRDAVGLSIYSDQYEYYAPEKGSERHHQMLLNELDKLVTQPRQTVSTDSFTYLHQIAEKLKRRSLIFLFTDMFQEDKDEKELFEALKHLKYNKHEVVLFHVVDRQREINFDFDDTPKRFTDVESGAHIDLYAENFRDTYTLAVKEYFAALKLQCAKYRIKYVEADVGENFEKTLTTYLVERQKFAS encoded by the coding sequence ATGGATCTACAACAGGAAATATATAAGTCTGGCGGATTTGCCAATCTGGAGTTACTTGCCAGGCAGGTAGTGGAAGGTTTTATCTCAGGAATGCACAAGAGTCCCTTTCACGGTTTCTCTGCTGAATTTGCTGAACATAAAATCTATAACAATGGTGAAAGCACGAAGCATATTGACTGGAAACTTTTTGCCAAAACAGATAAGCTTTTTACCAAACGATATGAAGAAGAAACAAATTTGCGATGTCACATAATCATCGACAACTCTTCTTCTATGTTTTATCCGGAAGTAAAGCAACTGGATAGGAATAATCTCAATAAAATAGGATTTTCAGTCCTGGCAGCTGCTTCTCTAATGCAAATTCTAAAGAAACAACGAGATGCAGTAGGTTTGAGCATTTACAGTGATCAATACGAATATTACGCGCCGGAGAAAGGCAGTGAGAGGCATCACCAGATGCTCTTAAATGAATTGGACAAGCTGGTCACCCAACCTAGGCAGACGGTATCTACTGATAGTTTTACATATCTTCATCAAATAGCTGAAAAACTTAAACGTAGGTCTTTAATATTTCTGTTTACAGATATGTTTCAGGAGGATAAGGATGAGAAGGAGCTTTTTGAAGCTTTGAAACATCTTAAGTATAATAAACATGAGGTAGTTCTATTTCATGTAGTGGACAGGCAGAGGGAAATAAATTTTGATTTTGATGATACGCCAAAACGTTTTACAGATGTAGAATCAGGTGCACACATAGACCTTTATGCTGAAAATTTTAGAGATACTTATACTCTCGCGGTTAAAGAATATTTTGCAGCACTTAAATTACAGTGTGCCAAATACAGGATAAAGTACGTAGAAGCAGACGTGGGAGAAAATTTTGAAAAAACATTGACTACCTATCTTGTTGAGAGACAAAAATTTGCCTCTTAG
- a CDS encoding site-specific integrase codes for MASLFSILFYPKHRASDSDESAVLYTRITYKGKRAEFSTSRRINLSIWNSKSGKARGTSEQSRSVNRFLDNLKLSLYDIHDRLLREDRSISASIIKDIHLGKEEKQYMLLEIFQDHNDQMEKLIGKGYTKGTLQRYNACKQHIEDYLAFRGKAKDIPVEDVDHKFITGFDHFLRSEKDCAHNTAQKYIVNFKKIIRIAYANQWIEKDPFFHWKGSWKSSEREYLTDAELQEMAEKDFDIPRLELVRDIFLFCCYTGLAFADVKKLSSDDIVHNINGKKWIKTKRQKTKSLSSIPLLEIPEAIIEKYSAHPYVKAGKGVLLRY; via the coding sequence ATGGCTTCTTTATTTTCAATTTTATTTTACCCAAAACATAGAGCTTCAGATTCAGACGAATCTGCTGTTCTTTATACTAGAATTACCTACAAAGGTAAACGAGCGGAGTTCAGTACCAGCCGACGGATCAACCTATCCATCTGGAACAGTAAAAGCGGGAAAGCGCGGGGAACTTCAGAGCAATCAAGATCTGTTAATCGATTTTTAGATAATTTAAAATTAAGCTTATACGATATTCACGACAGACTTTTAAGAGAAGATCGTAGCATTTCAGCCAGTATAATTAAGGATATCCATCTTGGAAAAGAAGAGAAACAGTATATGCTGCTGGAAATCTTTCAGGATCATAATGATCAAATGGAGAAATTAATAGGGAAAGGATATACCAAAGGAACTTTACAGCGGTACAATGCCTGTAAGCAACATATTGAAGATTACCTGGCTTTCAGGGGAAAGGCGAAAGATATTCCCGTAGAAGATGTGGATCATAAATTTATTACAGGATTCGACCATTTCTTACGATCAGAAAAAGACTGCGCCCACAATACTGCACAGAAGTATATAGTGAATTTTAAAAAGATCATCCGTATCGCTTATGCCAACCAGTGGATAGAGAAAGATCCCTTTTTTCACTGGAAAGGAAGCTGGAAATCTTCTGAAAGGGAATATCTAACTGATGCCGAACTTCAGGAAATGGCTGAAAAAGATTTTGATATTCCCCGACTGGAACTGGTGAGGGATATATTCCTGTTTTGCTGTTATACGGGTTTGGCTTTTGCCGATGTAAAAAAACTTTCTTCAGATGATATTGTCCATAACATAAACGGAAAAAAGTGGATCAAGACAAAAAGGCAGAAAACCAAATCCCTTAGCAGCATTCCTCTACTGGAAATCCCGGAAGCCATAATTGAGAAATATTCAGCTCATCCATATGTGAAAGCCGGAAAAGGAGTGCTGCTAAGGTATTGA
- a CDS encoding tyrosine-type recombinase/integrase → MTNQKSNSYLKEIADACGIKKNLTTHLARHTFATTVTLSKGVPIESVGKMLGHRSLKTTQIYAKVLDEKVGRDMEILEQQNKNVQKKKK, encoded by the coding sequence TTGACGAACCAGAAATCAAACTCCTATTTAAAAGAAATAGCTGACGCTTGCGGCATTAAAAAGAATCTTACCACCCATTTAGCTCGTCACACTTTTGCGACCACTGTAACCCTTTCTAAAGGGGTGCCTATCGAAAGTGTGGGCAAGATGCTGGGTCATCGTTCTCTTAAGACCACGCAGATCTATGCAAAGGTTTTAGATGAGAAAGTTGGTAGAGATATGGAAATTCTGGAGCAGCAAAATAAGAATGTGCAGAAAAAGAAAAAATAA
- a CDS encoding DUF5906 domain-containing protein, translating into MKKQDIYIRVGTQYYKQVKIPSISGHIGESLVLWNIETIRQDHGKTYLGAIPKFDGFTCIPDHLNFRYSYHNFYNTYAPLSHKWGEGECPVSLNFIKHIFGSHYELGLDYLQLLYVKPTQILPILCLVSRERSTGKSTFLKWLKLIFENNLKYLTNDSFTSQFNSDWANKLLICIDEVLFNKEELTERIKYLSTTNFNKLEAKGKDKREVEFFGKFILCSNNEENFIKIDHHETRFWVIQVPSITKEQTEFLEALAVEIPAFLNYLKKRKLSTKHQTRMWFSADQIETPALKKLVQNNRNRVERELARYFYDGDGKPRPGAARSLSAGCLQCHQ; encoded by the coding sequence GTGAAAAAACAGGATATATATATTAGAGTTGGAACCCAATATTATAAGCAGGTTAAAATACCTAGTATTTCCGGTCATATAGGTGAATCCTTGGTGCTTTGGAATATTGAAACCATTAGGCAAGATCATGGGAAGACATATCTTGGGGCAATTCCAAAATTTGATGGTTTCACTTGTATTCCAGATCATTTAAATTTTAGATATTCCTACCACAATTTTTACAACACTTATGCACCCCTCAGTCATAAATGGGGTGAAGGTGAATGCCCGGTTTCCTTAAATTTTATAAAGCACATCTTTGGAAGTCATTATGAACTGGGTCTTGACTACCTGCAATTATTGTATGTAAAACCTACCCAGATCCTTCCAATCCTTTGCCTGGTATCCCGGGAACGCTCAACAGGAAAAAGTACTTTTCTAAAGTGGCTGAAATTGATCTTTGAGAACAACCTAAAATATCTCACCAATGACAGCTTTACCAGCCAGTTCAATTCAGACTGGGCCAATAAACTCCTCATTTGTATAGATGAAGTGCTTTTTAATAAAGAAGAACTAACTGAAAGGATCAAATACTTAAGCACTACGAATTTTAATAAACTGGAGGCTAAAGGAAAAGATAAAAGGGAAGTAGAGTTCTTTGGTAAGTTTATCCTATGCAGTAATAATGAAGAAAACTTCATAAAGATCGACCACCACGAAACCCGTTTCTGGGTCATACAGGTGCCTTCCATAACAAAAGAGCAAACAGAATTTCTTGAAGCCCTAGCTGTAGAGATTCCGGCTTTTCTGAATTACCTGAAGAAGCGGAAACTCTCAACTAAACACCAAACCCGTATGTGGTTTTCTGCTGATCAAATAGAAACACCTGCCCTGAAGAAGCTGGTTCAGAACAACCGGAACCGGGTAGAAAGAGAATTAGCTAGGTATTTTTATGATGGTGATGGAAAACCACGACCTGGAGCAGCTCGATCTCTGTCCGCTGGATGCCTTCAATGCCATCAGTAA
- a CDS encoding toprim domain-containing protein — protein sequence MKTKRISCESARSICIVKTLERLGHFPSRISEKEAWFLSPLRSETHASFKVSLPLNRWYDFGIGRGGNVIDLVCLVSNCSVIDALSYLSDELPVLSNYGKYEFRERKTKPKNIVLRVKTIEHPLLKKYLISRKISISVAKIYCREIWFECNGRIFFAVGLENHLLGWELRNLYSKSSTSPKSYSYRKKDKQHLVVLEGMFDLLSLAIISPEEVENSDLLILNSLSFIPQVLPLLENYVTISLYLDRDFSGLEATGNLLRSSPKIIDRSSIYTGFKDLNEKLLNTK from the coding sequence ATGAAAACAAAAAGAATAAGCTGTGAAAGCGCTCGTAGCATTTGCATCGTCAAAACTCTTGAGAGGTTGGGCCACTTTCCCAGCCGCATTTCGGAAAAAGAAGCCTGGTTTCTAAGTCCCCTTCGGTCAGAAACCCATGCCTCTTTTAAGGTATCTCTTCCCCTGAACAGGTGGTATGACTTCGGAATTGGAAGAGGAGGAAACGTGATAGATCTGGTATGCCTTGTCTCTAATTGTTCGGTTATAGATGCATTATCCTATCTCTCAGATGAACTTCCGGTATTATCAAACTATGGTAAATACGAATTTAGGGAAAGGAAAACAAAGCCTAAAAATATAGTACTCAGGGTGAAAACAATAGAACATCCCTTACTGAAGAAGTACCTTATTTCCCGAAAAATTTCAATTTCAGTAGCTAAAATCTACTGTAGGGAAATTTGGTTTGAATGCAATGGAAGGATATTCTTTGCCGTGGGTCTTGAGAACCATTTGCTCGGATGGGAGCTTCGGAATTTGTACTCCAAAAGTTCCACCTCACCTAAGAGTTACTCCTATAGGAAGAAGGATAAACAACATCTTGTAGTGTTGGAAGGGATGTTCGATCTCTTATCTCTGGCTATCATATCTCCGGAAGAAGTAGAAAATTCAGATCTGCTGATTCTGAATTCCCTTTCCTTTATTCCTCAGGTTCTACCCCTTTTAGAAAACTACGTTACAATTAGTTTATACCTGGACAGGGATTTTTCAGGTTTAGAAGCCACGGGCAATTTGTTGAGAAGCAGCCCAAAAATCATCGATAGAAGTTCAATTTATACAGGCTTTAAAGACTTAAATGAAAAACTTCTGAATACAAAATGA
- the mbpA gene encoding mobilization protein MbpA, protein MKREYIQIRCSIYEKKLLKRRAARAGISLSEYLRSTAFERNVVERITPEQLEYYRMLVQYKNNFARISSMFKKRDPKLAATVEKLAEEIRSHLKNFKK, encoded by the coding sequence ATGAAGAGGGAATACATCCAGATCCGTTGCTCGATCTATGAAAAGAAGCTACTCAAAAGAAGGGCGGCCAGGGCAGGAATTTCCCTTTCAGAATATCTTCGTTCCACTGCCTTTGAACGAAATGTTGTAGAACGGATTACTCCGGAGCAGTTGGAATATTACCGGATGCTGGTACAGTATAAAAACAATTTTGCCAGGATCAGCAGTATGTTCAAAAAGCGGGACCCAAAACTGGCTGCAACGGTGGAGAAGCTTGCGGAGGAAATAAGGAGCCATTTAAAAAACTTTAAAAAATGA
- a CDS encoding relaxase/mobilization nuclease domain-containing protein yields the protein MIGKGHSISRTGASIAYGWNQEKEAEVVLKEYLAGDTPEEITEEFKIIQSQNQRCINNTLSFVVSPTIEDGKNLSRKDLGEVARRFLQEMKLTNHQAIAFVHRDKQHTHIHIYVNRISLTGEVYKDNFIGKRSQLAADKVAKELGLTRVREVQKEKLQELNGIRQEIRKIHEKVLGSRPKSLDSYIRQMQEHKVKVIPTINKSNELQGFRFEYKGVNLKASEVHRNMSGNRLIAEISRNRSWTRSIEAPKSLQILDKTVQLSASLTTKIGKELIKGVIKRALDTGIGI from the coding sequence ATGATCGGGAAAGGACATTCCATCTCCAGAACAGGAGCATCTATTGCGTATGGCTGGAACCAGGAGAAAGAAGCTGAAGTTGTACTCAAAGAGTACCTGGCCGGAGATACCCCTGAAGAAATTACTGAAGAGTTTAAGATCATCCAGTCCCAAAACCAACGTTGCATTAATAACACCCTGAGTTTTGTTGTAAGTCCTACCATAGAAGATGGAAAGAACCTAAGCAGGAAAGATCTGGGAGAAGTTGCGAGGCGTTTTTTACAGGAAATGAAACTAACAAACCATCAGGCCATTGCATTTGTACATCGGGACAAACAGCATACGCATATTCATATCTACGTCAACAGGATCAGTCTTACCGGAGAAGTTTACAAAGACAATTTTATTGGAAAGCGGAGCCAGCTGGCTGCAGATAAGGTGGCAAAAGAATTAGGACTTACAAGAGTACGGGAAGTACAAAAGGAAAAGCTTCAGGAGTTAAATGGAATCCGGCAGGAAATTAGAAAGATCCATGAAAAAGTGTTGGGTTCAAGGCCAAAATCACTCGACAGTTATATCAGACAGATGCAAGAGCATAAAGTGAAAGTGATTCCTACTATCAACAAATCCAACGAGCTACAGGGGTTTCGGTTTGAATACAAAGGAGTAAATCTAAAAGCAAGCGAGGTACACCGGAACATGAGTGGCAATAGACTGATTGCTGAAATATCACGGAATAGAAGTTGGACCAGGTCAATTGAAGCGCCCAAAAGCCTGCAGATTCTGGACAAAACAGTACAATTAAGTGCCAGTCTTACAACCAAAATAGGCAAAGAACTCATTAAAGGAGTTATTAAAAGAGCATTGGATACGGGAATTGGTATTTGA
- a CDS encoding DUF6730 family protein, whose protein sequence is MKKLDEIMELMADEMADFKTAILQLQLLSGLLTELSIPISTEAMEKNLHQFLKKQELESRERDEILKSIDQKLKNARIIPSYLLILFGALGIFALGLVGYFSYTANAQREENSQIY, encoded by the coding sequence ATGAAAAAACTAGACGAGATCATGGAACTGATGGCAGATGAAATGGCTGATTTTAAAACTGCTATTTTGCAACTTCAATTGCTTTCCGGGCTATTAACTGAGCTGAGCATCCCCATCAGCACAGAAGCGATGGAAAAGAACCTGCACCAATTCCTAAAAAAGCAGGAATTGGAAAGCCGGGAAAGGGATGAAATTTTAAAGTCTATTGATCAAAAACTAAAAAACGCCAGAATTATTCCTAGTTATCTTCTCATCCTTTTCGGCGCACTGGGAATCTTTGCCTTAGGATTGGTGGGGTATTTCAGTTACACCGCAAATGCACAACGGGAAGAAAACTCTCAAATCTACTAA
- a CDS encoding M48 family metallopeptidase, with the protein MIDEIAFGEETISYEINYASRKSLGISVNPEMKVLVKSPEGVPIEKIREKVKKRAPWILKQRDFFLSFHPRVTARQYVSGETFLYMGRQYLLKVNISDKNEVRYKGRFIEVETIQKDKTKSLVIDWYRERAKIKFPEIAEPLIEKFQKYKVQPSNVYIQEMPQRWGSCTPKGKIILNPELIKAPKPCIQYVIIHELCHLVHRNHSPAFFALQEREMPDWERWKEKLEFLLA; encoded by the coding sequence ATGATTGATGAAATTGCTTTTGGCGAAGAAACCATTTCCTATGAAATAAATTATGCCAGCCGAAAAAGCCTTGGTATAAGCGTCAACCCGGAAATGAAAGTGCTGGTAAAATCTCCGGAAGGAGTTCCTATTGAAAAGATCAGGGAAAAAGTAAAAAAAAGAGCCCCATGGATCTTGAAACAAAGAGACTTCTTCCTCTCCTTCCACCCACGAGTTACGGCGCGGCAATATGTTAGTGGAGAGACCTTTCTCTATATGGGCCGTCAATATTTATTGAAGGTCAACATATCAGATAAAAATGAAGTCAGATACAAGGGCAGGTTCATAGAAGTTGAAACCATTCAAAAAGATAAGACGAAAAGCCTAGTCATAGACTGGTACCGGGAACGAGCTAAAATAAAATTCCCTGAGATAGCAGAACCGCTCATCGAGAAGTTCCAAAAATACAAAGTCCAGCCTAGCAATGTTTATATCCAGGAAATGCCACAGCGCTGGGGAAGCTGTACCCCTAAGGGAAAGATCATTCTTAATCCCGAGTTGATAAAAGCTCCTAAACCCTGTATACAGTATGTAATCATTCATGAACTCTGCCACCTCGTCCACAGGAACCACAGCCCAGCTTTTTTTGCACTCCAGGAACGTGAGATGCCAGATTGGGAGAGGTGGAAGGAGAAGTTGGAGTTTTTGTTGGCTTAG
- a CDS encoding type I restriction endonuclease subunit R, which translates to MIKYPKPLLNAMFRWKKQLIARLVELLESDSDKVITTIINKFNTAVKKLKEPLTNSNIFVLVDEGHRTQHGTFNLEMEKTLPNACFIALTGTPLFRKDKNTLRKFGKLIDAYTVEKAVRDKAVVPLLYEGRHAFQKVTDAPLDQFFGMISEPLTPYERADLKKKFSNAEQLNIADQKIHAICWDISLHYRKNFQDLPFKAQLVTQSKIAAIRYKNYLDQINIVTSEVIMSKPDDREGEDSAFGETPDEVKRFWKKMMDQHGNPKRYEENIVNRFKHNDSPEVIIVVDKLLTGFDAPKNTVLYLTRNLKGHTLLQAIARVNRIYPGKDYGYIIDYYGVIENIDEALDTYSFEDFDEEDLRGTLIDMDREISKLSQKHSELWELFKDVKNKRDLEAFQQVLRDEALRARFYDTLSAYARILKPALSSIEFHRKTDEKSIARYKENLGFFMKLKITVQQRYSDTVDYRQYEGQIQKLIDTHIPTEKVEVITDLVNIFDKEAFQKELERTTGEVAKADKIASRTTKHITEKMEEDPAFYKKFSEMLTETLQAYLNHRITEKQYLQKVQDIMDKVLSRTDTEIPKELEEKEVARAFYGISLKELEEKVPDEQILKSLSTEIALKTDEIINDLIVVDWHSNKPDIPKKMVFLIGDYLIDEVKDKYELDLSFGEIDELAKRMVDVAKIRYK; encoded by the coding sequence ATGATCAAATATCCAAAACCTTTGCTAAATGCGATGTTCCGGTGGAAAAAGCAGCTAATTGCTAGACTGGTAGAATTACTGGAAAGTGATAGCGACAAAGTGATTACAACTATTATCAACAAATTCAACACAGCAGTAAAGAAGCTAAAGGAGCCGCTTACCAACTCTAATATCTTCGTTCTGGTAGATGAAGGACATCGCACCCAACATGGCACCTTTAATCTTGAAATGGAAAAAACACTCCCCAATGCCTGTTTTATTGCATTGACAGGTACACCCCTATTCAGGAAAGACAAAAATACACTCAGAAAATTTGGCAAGTTAATCGATGCGTATACGGTAGAAAAGGCTGTGAGGGACAAAGCAGTAGTGCCTTTATTATATGAAGGACGCCACGCGTTCCAGAAGGTCACAGACGCACCCTTGGACCAATTCTTCGGAATGATTTCCGAACCTCTCACTCCCTATGAGAGAGCAGATCTAAAGAAAAAATTCAGCAACGCAGAACAACTCAATATTGCTGATCAAAAGATCCATGCGATTTGTTGGGACATAAGTCTGCACTACAGGAAGAACTTTCAGGATCTACCTTTTAAAGCTCAGTTGGTCACCCAATCTAAAATAGCAGCAATTCGATACAAGAATTATCTTGACCAGATCAATATTGTTACTTCAGAAGTTATAATGTCCAAGCCAGATGATCGCGAGGGAGAAGACAGTGCTTTTGGAGAAACCCCAGATGAAGTGAAGCGATTCTGGAAGAAGATGATGGATCAACACGGGAATCCGAAAAGATACGAAGAGAACATCGTCAACCGATTTAAACATAATGATTCCCCCGAAGTTATAATTGTAGTGGACAAACTGCTAACAGGTTTTGATGCCCCCAAAAACACGGTCCTTTATCTAACCCGTAACTTAAAAGGCCATACCCTGCTGCAGGCCATCGCCAGAGTTAACCGTATTTACCCGGGAAAGGATTATGGATACATTATAGACTACTATGGTGTTATCGAGAATATAGACGAAGCTCTGGACACCTACTCTTTTGAAGATTTTGATGAAGAGGACTTGCGGGGAACGTTAATCGACATGGACAGGGAAATATCGAAATTGTCGCAAAAACATTCTGAGCTATGGGAACTGTTTAAAGATGTAAAGAACAAACGGGATCTTGAAGCTTTCCAGCAGGTATTGCGAGATGAGGCGTTACGGGCAAGGTTTTACGATACCTTATCGGCATACGCACGCATTTTAAAACCTGCACTCTCTTCCATTGAATTTCATCGCAAAACAGATGAAAAGAGCATTGCCCGGTACAAAGAGAATCTCGGATTTTTCATGAAGCTGAAAATAACGGTACAGCAGCGGTATTCAGACACCGTAGATTACCGCCAGTACGAGGGGCAGATCCAAAAATTAATCGACACCCATATCCCTACTGAGAAAGTGGAAGTGATCACTGATCTTGTTAATATTTTCGACAAGGAGGCATTCCAGAAGGAACTGGAAAGGACCACCGGAGAAGTGGCCAAGGCAGATAAGATCGCTTCCAGAACTACAAAACATATTACCGAAAAGATGGAGGAGGATCCTGCCTTCTACAAGAAATTCTCTGAAATGCTGACGGAAACCCTCCAGGCATATCTCAACCACAGAATTACAGAAAAACAATACCTCCAAAAGGTCCAGGACATAATGGATAAGGTGCTTTCGCGGACAGATACAGAAATTCCAAAGGAACTGGAGGAGAAAGAAGTTGCACGGGCTTTCTATGGTATCTCCCTTAAAGAGTTGGAAGAAAAGGTTCCCGATGAACAGATTTTAAAAAGTCTTTCCACCGAAATAGCTTTAAAAACAGACGAGATAATCAATGACCTCATTGTAGTGGACTGGCATTCCAATAAGCCTGATATTCCTAAGAAAATGGTTTTTCTAATTGGGGATTATCTAATTGATGAAGTAAAGGATAAGTACGAGCTTGATCTAAGTTTTGGGGAAATTGATGAGTTGGCAAAAAGAATGGTAGATGTTGCGAAAATCAGGTACAAATAG